The Bacteroidota bacterium region CATTCCGTCGTCTTCATGCATCAGGATATGGCAATGATACATGTATGGAATCATCGGATCAGCATAATCTTCAAATTTCATGATCAGCCGAATTGATTCATTCGGAAGAATCAGGACATCATCTTTAAACCCCTGTTCATGCAACGGAGGAGGAACTCCGTTTCTGTCAAGAATAAAGAATTGTACATCATGAATGTGAAAAGGATGTGCAACCATACTTTGATTGGAAATTGTCCAGATCTCTGTGTGATCAAGAGGAATCGTATAATCGATTCGCATCATATCAAAGCTTTGTCCATTGAAAAAGAATGGACCACTGAAGGATGTACTGCTCTGTGGTGTAATCGTAATCCATCTGGTTTCCTCTGATTGTGATTCAATGAGCGGAGTGAAATTCGCAAGCGAAGCCGGGATGGAGAAAATGCCCGGTGGCAGGGGAGGAGTCACATCGATTTGCAGGATGTTGAAGTCAACACCGTTCAACGGACTTTCCATTGTACTATCCATTCCGGACATCAATGCTGCCCCCTGAATACCCATGAGGAATTCTGAAGCATAACTCATCAAATTAATCCGCTGGCCTATCAAACTCTGTAGATTGATGAGAATTTCCGCTCTTTCACCGGGAGAAAGCTGTAGGCGTGTTGCATTCACCGGAGCCTGCAACAATCCACCATCACTTGCAATAATGGTGAAAGAAAGATTTCCGGAAAATCCGAAATTAAAACTTCTTCCCTGTGCTGCATTTAGTAATCGGAGTCTTACCACCTGTGCAGGAAGATTGAGTTGAGGATTGGTAGTGCCGTTTACAAGAATAATACTGTCGTTCATCCCTCTCCACAAAATCTGATTAGCGGAATCAAACTGTTGTGTCTGAACAACCAGAGGAAAATCATCAATCCCATAACTGCGAGGAAGATTTAAAGTTGCTTCAAAACTATCCCGCACAATGATGATACCCGCGGCTCCGCGCATCGCCTGCTCTCCCGTGCGCATGTGAAGGTGCGGATGGTACCAATATGTAGCGGCATTATTCTTCACTTCAAATTGCGCCTGCCAGTTTGTGTTTGGAAGGATTACTGTATGAGGGCCACCGTCTGCTATGGATGGCACATGCAATCCATGCCAATGCACAGTTGTCGTATCATTGAGCTGATTGTTTACATCAAGATTCACAAACTCTCCTTTATTCAAAATCAGAGTTGGCCCGAGATAAGAGAAATTGTTGAAAGCATTCGTAACCGTTTTTCTTCCGTTCAGAAATTGAACACTATCATCATGAATTGAAAGTTGAATGTTGGGGCCGCTGAGAGTGCCAGGTATTGGAATAGGATTTTGTGCATTTGCCAATTGCAAAAGACAACAAAAAAGGAGGGAAGTAAGAATCTTCATCATTCTGAATATTTCAAATTCAAAAAATAATTACTGCTAAATAAAAAAGTAGTAGAAGTTGTTTAACGAACCAGTGTTACATGCCCGATGTATCGATGCAGTTTTCCGGTGTAATCGTGTACATTGATGATGTATTCATACACATCGTTCTGACAGAGATTTCCATTCCCGTAATAAGTTCCATCCCATGGCATGTCAGCCCGCACCGAATGAAATATTTTTACTCCCCAGCGGTCAATGATCCACATGTCATAATCAACAAATCCGATTCCCTGCCCGATAAAACCTTCGTTGATGCCATCTTTGTTTGGCGTAAATGCATTGGGAACATACAGCGCAAATTCCTGTTCAACCCGTAATGTGTTGTATACAGTATCCGTACAACCACCGTGGTTCGTTACAATCAATCGTACAGTATAAATTCCCGTATCGGGATATACATGGGAAGGACTGGCTTCTGTAGAAGCTGCTGAACCATCTCCAAAATCCCACTCCCAGAATGCGGCATCAACGCTGTTGTCATTAAAGAAAATTTCAGGATGATAGCTGGAAACAACATTGCTGCTCTGATAAAAACCTGCAGTTGGATATCCATGAACAATGACTGTATTGTCTACAGTTACGGAATCTTTGCAACCCTCAGGACTCACAATCGATAAGGTGATATCGTAATTGCCGGGATTTTCATAAACGTGTGAAGGATTGGAATCGGTAGAAAGTGTATTGTCATCGAGATCCCAGGAATAAGTTGATCCGGCTAATTGCGGATAATAATTTTGAAAATCAACGGAAACAGGCATACAGCCCTGGATCTGGTGAGGGAGAAAATCTACCAATGGCAATGGATGCACAACAATGCTGACAGTATCCTGAATGAGTGGTGAGCAACCATCACTGACTGTAACAATAAAAGTAGAATCATGTTCAGGTGCCACTTCTGCGGAGGCAGCCAGGATGCTGCTGTCGTTCCAGGAATACTGATAAGGTCCGCCATTGCCTCCTCCTGCGGATGCACTGACATTTGCTGTTTCACCAAAACAAATTTCCGGAATGATATCAGCAACAACCGAAAGAGGCGGATGCACTGTAATCAAAACCGAATCAGGAGAAACCCTGCAATTGTTTGAATCAACTAATGAAACAACATACTCTGTTGTGACAGTTGGAGAAACAAGAATAGAATCAGTATGATCACCGGTACTCCAGGTAAATGAATACGGTCGTGTTCCTCCTGAAGCGTTGGCCTGAAGGATAGATTCCTGGCCAATACAAATTGTTTCAGGCAAACTTGTGCTGAGATGAAGAGCCGGTGGTTCGGAAATGGTTGCAGTCATTGTAAGTGTACAACCAAACGAATCAGTAACAGTAACAGTATACTCACCTGCATGTAAATTGGTGACTTCACTGGTTTGATATGGACCGGGTGTCCAGGAATATGTGAAAGGAGAAGTTCCTCCGGACGCAAGAACCGC contains the following coding sequences:
- a CDS encoding multicopper oxidase domain-containing protein translates to MMKILTSLLFCCLLQLANAQNPIPIPGTLSGPNIQLSIHDDSVQFLNGRKTVTNAFNNFSYLGPTLILNKGEFVNLDVNNQLNDTTTVHWHGLHVPSIADGGPHTVILPNTNWQAQFEVKNNAATYWYHPHLHMRTGEQAMRGAAGIIIVRDSFEATLNLPRSYGIDDFPLVVQTQQFDSANQILWRGMNDSIILVNGTTNPQLNLPAQVVRLRLLNAAQGRSFNFGFSGNLSFTIIASDGGLLQAPVNATRLQLSPGERAEILINLQSLIGQRINLMSYASEFLMGIQGAALMSGMDSTMESPLNGVDFNILQIDVTPPLPPGIFSIPASLANFTPLIESQSEETRWITITPQSSTSFSGPFFFNGQSFDMMRIDYTIPLDHTEIWTISNQSMVAHPFHIHDVQFFILDRNGVPPPLHEQGFKDDVLILPNESIRLIMKFEDYADPMIPYMYHCHILMHEDDGMMGQFIVSSNSGIPGHESVEHSEIFPNPVDAGMLHVRLPKEKSGMCFKIEILNVFGAIVHTESKKLIDPEINLNLISLGPGSYFLKMEFPDQVFTRKFIKTK